A window of the Brumimicrobium sp. genome harbors these coding sequences:
- a CDS encoding HAMP domain-containing histidine kinase, with protein MRIFRIKHIVFLTSVALLVLVSLQLYQVFQLYDKKSEEFNTHINNILGKIAIRHEKASDLQRYSAFFGKDFRGQYKQALKQEFQNLLPVKESVSIRDTFIYEDGRRVKYLQITGETYDSISHLSANHSVLVRDISEMASYIRKGGITSSADSSNIAYQLDRRVMNSLFKKSKYINDIMISVFHDFNQVTANDRINLAFLDSIVAQTFEEEELDTKYSYVIYDENNEAVEFPSYTDKYNLKIIKEKAERIKLFPGNVFDEELMLYVYFPQRNFVLFHEIWPALTVSFLLVILIVLSFYVLFRAVIEERKLAEAKNDLISNMTHEFKTPISTISLACEAMKDGDMNKGDMSSVSPFITMIEEENKRLQGLVDQILRSAILDRGKFNLKKTQLELNEIVSNGVTKAKMRISNGTLKMELEPGMLPFMGDAVHTSNIIANLIDNAIKYSKETIDILVKTQKLSNGDYKFSVIDKGIGIKHEHIDKIFDKLYRVPTGNVHNVKGYGLGLNYVKTIVEKSEWDIHAYSKYGEGTTFEVIIRNVEKK; from the coding sequence ATGAGAATATTTCGAATAAAGCATATTGTATTTCTTACGAGTGTTGCCTTACTAGTTTTGGTTTCATTACAATTGTATCAGGTTTTTCAGTTATATGATAAAAAATCTGAGGAGTTTAATACACATATCAACAACATCTTAGGCAAAATTGCTATCCGACATGAGAAAGCTTCAGACTTACAACGTTACAGTGCCTTCTTTGGAAAAGATTTTAGAGGACAATACAAACAAGCCTTGAAACAAGAGTTCCAAAACCTATTGCCTGTAAAAGAATCCGTTTCTATAAGAGACACTTTTATTTATGAAGATGGAAGAAGAGTAAAATATTTACAAATCACAGGTGAAACCTATGATTCCATTAGCCATTTGTCTGCCAATCACAGTGTATTAGTTAGAGATATTAGTGAAATGGCTAGTTATATTCGGAAAGGAGGAATAACTTCTTCAGCTGATTCGAGCAATATTGCATATCAATTAGACCGTAGGGTAATGAATAGCTTATTTAAGAAATCAAAATATATCAACGATATAATGATTTCTGTCTTTCACGATTTTAATCAGGTTACTGCGAATGATAGGATTAATCTTGCTTTTCTTGACTCTATTGTTGCCCAAACCTTTGAGGAAGAAGAGTTGGATACGAAATACAGTTATGTAATCTATGACGAAAATAATGAAGCAGTAGAGTTCCCTTCCTATACCGATAAATATAATCTAAAGATAATTAAGGAGAAAGCAGAAAGAATTAAATTATTCCCTGGAAATGTATTTGACGAGGAACTAATGTTATACGTGTACTTTCCCCAACGAAATTTTGTACTATTTCATGAAATATGGCCAGCACTCACCGTTAGTTTTCTTTTGGTGATTTTGATTGTACTGTCTTTCTATGTATTATTTCGTGCTGTTATTGAAGAACGTAAGTTAGCTGAAGCTAAGAATGATCTTATCTCCAATATGACACATGAATTTAAAACTCCAATTAGTACAATATCACTTGCCTGTGAAGCAATGAAAGATGGCGATATGAATAAAGGAGACATGTCGAGTGTATCTCCTTTTATTACGATGATTGAGGAAGAGAATAAACGTTTACAGGGTTTGGTTGATCAAATTCTACGTAGCGCAATTTTAGACCGCGGAAAATTTAATTTAAAGAAAACACAATTAGAATTAAATGAAATCGTTTCTAATGGCGTAACAAAAGCAAAAATGAGAATCTCGAATGGCACACTCAAGATGGAATTAGAACCGGGAATGCTTCCGTTTATGGGGGATGCTGTGCATACGAGTAATATCATTGCAAACCTGATTGATAATGCTATTAAATATTCCAAAGAAACAATTGATATCCTTGTAAAAACACAAAAATTATCAAACGGAGACTATAAATTTTCCGTTATAGATAAAGGTATTGGTATAAAACATGAACACATAGATAAAATATTTGATAAACTATATAGAGTTCCAACTGGTAACGTGCACAATGTGAAAGGGTATGGATTAGGTTTAAATTATGTGAAAACAATTGTAGAAAAAAGTGAGTGGGATATACATGCTTATAGTAAATATGGAGAGGGAACTACTTTTGAAGTAATAATTAGAAACGTTGAAAAAAAATGA
- a CDS encoding SPASM domain-containing protein — translation MAKHFKKTNAIGLPYAASIEPTTACNLACPECPSGLKQFTRPTGKLSLELHERMLDELGKQLFYINYYFQGEPFLHPQFLELIKAAKKHKIYTATSTNAHFITPQKATEIVTSGLDRLIISIDGVTQGIYEQYRRNGTLSKVLEGAKNMVEAKHKLKSYTPHLIFQFLVVGANEHQVDDVFKLGKEMGIDEVRLKTAQFYDYGHGNPLMPKNEKYARYKRMKDGTYKIKNPLNNECWRMWSSTVLTWDGKVVPCCFDKDAKHVLGDVSKTPFKKLWQHRAYQNFRRLVFTDRANIDICKNCSEGGKVWM, via the coding sequence TTGGCTAAACATTTTAAGAAGACGAATGCTATTGGTTTACCATACGCTGCAAGCATTGAGCCTACAACGGCTTGTAATTTAGCTTGCCCAGAATGTCCAAGCGGATTAAAACAATTTACACGCCCCACGGGGAAATTGTCTTTAGAATTACATGAGAGAATGTTAGATGAATTGGGAAAGCAATTATTTTATATCAATTATTATTTTCAAGGTGAACCATTCTTACATCCCCAGTTTTTAGAGTTGATTAAAGCGGCTAAGAAGCATAAAATATATACAGCTACTTCTACCAATGCACATTTTATTACCCCCCAGAAAGCAACAGAAATTGTGACTTCGGGTTTGGACCGCCTAATTATTTCTATTGATGGAGTAACCCAAGGTATTTATGAACAATACCGTAGAAATGGAACGTTGAGTAAAGTTTTGGAGGGAGCTAAAAATATGGTTGAAGCAAAGCACAAGCTAAAAAGCTATACGCCACATCTTATTTTTCAATTCTTGGTTGTTGGGGCTAATGAACATCAAGTAGATGATGTGTTCAAACTCGGTAAAGAAATGGGTATCGATGAAGTGAGGTTAAAAACAGCGCAATTTTATGACTATGGGCATGGTAATCCACTCATGCCTAAAAATGAAAAGTACGCACGTTATAAACGCATGAAAGATGGTACCTATAAAATTAAGAATCCCCTAAATAATGAGTGTTGGCGTATGTGGTCTTCAACAGTGCTAACTTGGGACGGAAAGGTGGTGCCTTGCTGTTTTGATAAAGATGCCAAACATGTGTTAGGTGATGTGTCCAAGACTCCTTTTAAAAAATTATGGCAACATCGTGCTTATCAAAACTTTAGAAGGCTCGTTTTTACAGATAGAGCAAATATTGATATTTGTAAGAATTGTTCTGAGGGAGGGAAAGTGTGGATGTAA
- a CDS encoding response regulator transcription factor — protein MNEKRKLLLAEDDKNLGSLLSSYLMAKNYDVDLAKDGKEALEKFHQNTYQFLILDVMMPIMDGFTVAKEIRELDSKIPILFLTAKSLKEDKLEGFSIGADDYMTKPFSMEELVARVEAILKRTYSNENSVDDNYTIGTFEFDTQRRIIRNGAEETSLTTKESQLLKLLVKNKNQILDRNAALRAIWGDDSYFNGRSMDVYIAKLRKMLKDDENIQIINVHGKGFKLIDQ, from the coding sequence ATGAATGAGAAAAGAAAATTGTTGTTGGCTGAGGATGATAAAAACTTAGGTTCTTTACTTTCCTCCTACCTAATGGCAAAAAATTATGATGTAGATTTAGCAAAAGATGGGAAGGAAGCACTCGAAAAATTCCATCAGAATACTTATCAATTCTTGATTTTAGATGTAATGATGCCTATTATGGATGGATTTACAGTAGCAAAAGAAATTAGAGAACTGGATTCAAAGATTCCTATTCTTTTTCTTACAGCCAAATCATTGAAAGAAGATAAATTGGAAGGATTCTCTATCGGTGCAGATGATTATATGACCAAACCTTTCAGTATGGAAGAATTGGTTGCTCGTGTGGAAGCTATTCTCAAAAGAACCTATTCTAACGAAAACAGCGTAGATGATAATTATACCATTGGTACTTTTGAATTTGATACACAGCGACGTATTATTAGAAATGGTGCAGAAGAAACTAGTCTTACTACCAAAGAAAGCCAGTTGCTTAAATTATTGGTAAAAAATAAGAATCAGATTCTAGATAGAAATGCAGCTCTTAGAGCCATTTGGGGTGATGATAGTTACTTTAATGGTCGAAGTATGGATGTATATATTGCCAAACTTCGTAAGATGTTAAAGGATGATGAAAATATCCAGATTATCAATGTTCATGGTAAAGGATTTAAGCTGATAGACCAGTAA
- a CDS encoding DUF4476 domain-containing protein produces MKTIYLFGVVLMAFTCESFAQSLKEFGQNETSLDQAENTTADNNNEAAMIIYNPNSPGTGYYNPYGYGTPNPFGNNPYGYNPYGNNPYGYNPYGNNPYGYNPYGNNPYGNNPYGNNPYGNNPYGYNPYGNNGYGNNNGYGNNRNTFNQFLRIIQDESFDSNRLKMANDYARKGRMTAEEIAQVCRTFTFDSYKLEFAKVAYQNCIDKRNYFLLRSAFTFASYYNNLMDYVNAH; encoded by the coding sequence ATGAAAACAATTTACTTATTCGGGGTAGTGCTAATGGCTTTTACATGTGAAAGCTTTGCACAAAGTCTAAAAGAGTTTGGTCAAAATGAAACATCTTTAGATCAAGCTGAAAATACTACTGCTGATAATAATAATGAAGCAGCAATGATTATTTATAATCCGAATTCTCCAGGAACTGGATATTATAACCCTTATGGATATGGGACTCCTAATCCTTTTGGAAATAATCCTTACGGCTATAATCCTTATGGTAACAATCCTTATGGCTATAACCCATACGGTAACAACCCTTACGGTTATAATCCTTATGGTAACAATCCATACGGTAACAATCCATACGGTAACAATCCATACGGCAATAATCCTTATGGTTATAATCCTTACGGTAATAACGGTTATGGAAATAATAACGGTTATGGAAATAATCGCAATACCTTCAATCAGTTTTTACGCATTATTCAAGATGAAAGCTTTGATAGTAACCGTCTAAAAATGGCAAATGATTATGCTCGAAAAGGAAGAATGACTGCTGAGGAGATTGCTCAAGTTTGTAGAACTTTTACTTTCGATAGCTATAAATTAGAATTTGCTAAAGTTGCTTATCAAAATTGTATAGACAAGAGAAATTACTTCTTATTGAGGAGCGCGTTTACTTTCGCAAGTTATTACAACAATTTGATGGATTATGTGAATGCTCATTAA
- a CDS encoding T9SS type A sorting domain-containing protein has protein sequence MRLFSTLFMILSAGFLFSQVCTIDYGNNAPGTYPGTLPNGFVGQSYGQDLTLVFPADTNGVDFTSFRLTSIELPLGLSWYCLDESNGCEVNPQQDPFTCVRVYGTPAQNGTYTVNVISHAELSDGNVMEYSFQVGLDINEPTGMSSGLNPLFSYTPSQGCETATVNFTILNPLNIPAIPGQTAGITHSWDFGNGNTSSSATPPTQQYLAPGNYTVIYNQTIDTVGFYLKKVVLNSVACSDAVGFGNPDIYIEILDGSNNKVYSTESTPTDADLPITFNMNLLMNNPPYKINVLDDDSDNWWGTADDNCVDNAENDYPVPIYLPSVSSVGAVTQTGNAGGLSFTYNINKYVEDKGATATIKVYANPAAPIIDDSNAPTSISTDDLGYVYHWNTDGVRVFKYRGTEINPHETGNYTVTAVDNHGCYSTSDYVFLDYTGLAEENINTFTMYPNPTDAMVNIQFSEVVNQGVIYVVDLSGRIVMQENIQAASNISLDVTTLRSGMYNVILTDSNGKASFEKLIIQ, from the coding sequence ATGAGACTATTTTCTACCTTATTTATGATCCTTTCTGCAGGATTTTTATTTTCTCAGGTTTGTACTATTGATTATGGTAATAACGCTCCGGGTACTTATCCTGGAACATTGCCGAATGGTTTTGTCGGACAATCCTATGGACAAGATCTAACACTCGTTTTTCCAGCCGATACCAATGGTGTAGATTTCACTTCTTTTAGGTTAACTTCCATTGAATTGCCTTTAGGATTATCATGGTATTGTCTAGATGAATCAAATGGTTGTGAAGTGAACCCGCAACAAGATCCTTTTACTTGTGTACGCGTATATGGTACGCCTGCTCAAAATGGAACTTATACTGTAAATGTAATTTCCCACGCTGAGCTATCTGATGGAAATGTCATGGAGTATTCCTTTCAAGTAGGATTGGATATTAATGAACCAACAGGTATGTCATCAGGACTGAATCCGTTGTTTAGCTATACCCCTTCACAAGGGTGTGAAACAGCTACTGTTAATTTTACAATTTTAAATCCATTAAATATTCCAGCTATACCGGGGCAAACAGCAGGTATAACACATTCTTGGGATTTTGGTAATGGGAATACTTCAAGTAGTGCAACTCCTCCAACTCAGCAGTATTTAGCTCCTGGAAACTATACCGTTATTTATAATCAAACGATTGATACAGTTGGTTTTTATTTAAAGAAAGTTGTACTAAACAGTGTTGCTTGTTCAGATGCAGTAGGTTTTGGAAATCCAGATATTTATATTGAGATTTTAGATGGTAGTAATAATAAGGTATATAGTACTGAATCTACCCCAACAGATGCAGATTTACCTATCACATTTAATATGAATCTATTGATGAATAATCCTCCATACAAGATAAATGTTTTGGATGATGACTCTGATAACTGGTGGGGTACAGCAGATGATAATTGTGTAGATAATGCAGAAAATGATTATCCTGTACCAATCTATTTACCAAGCGTAAGTTCAGTGGGAGCTGTTACTCAAACTGGAAATGCTGGTGGACTTAGTTTTACTTATAATATTAATAAATATGTGGAGGACAAAGGTGCTACTGCTACAATAAAAGTATATGCGAATCCTGCTGCTCCTATTATTGATGATTCTAATGCACCAACTAGTATTAGCACGGATGATTTAGGATATGTTTACCATTGGAATACAGATGGAGTAAGAGTATTTAAGTACAGAGGTACTGAAATTAATCCTCATGAAACTGGAAATTATACCGTTACAGCAGTTGATAATCATGGATGTTATTCTACTTCTGATTATGTATTTTTGGATTACACTGGGTTGGCAGAAGAAAATATAAATACATTTACTATGTATCCTAACCCAACTGATGCTATGGTGAACATTCAATTTTCTGAAGTAGTGAATCAAGGTGTAATTTATGTGGTTGATTTATCTGGTAGAATTGTAATGCAAGAAAATATTCAGGCAGCAAGTAATATTTCCCTAGATGTTACGACTTTGAGAAGTGGTATGTACAATGTGATACTTACCGATTCAAATGGAAAGGCTTCTTTTGAAAAATTGATTATTCAGTAG